One genomic segment of Marinitoga piezophila KA3 includes these proteins:
- a CDS encoding ABC transporter ATP-binding protein yields MITIENLTKYYKNNLIFKNVNMLIPENKVTLFIGANGSGKTTLFKCLLNLEDYRGKILYDGKCLNEIRDTIYVIYDDTPLYYNLSGYKNIELLLNKKISIQQIKEISYMFLKDEILKLKVKYYSHGQRKKLSLIIAMLTSPKYLFMDEIANGLDYNTKLLLKNFIKKWSKKMTIIMTGHQFEFYDGIIDELFILKDHSIIKINEYGGDLSAIYKNLIK; encoded by the coding sequence TTGATAACAATAGAAAATCTAACAAAGTATTATAAAAATAATTTAATTTTTAAGAATGTTAATATGTTGATTCCAGAAAATAAAGTAACATTGTTTATAGGTGCAAATGGAAGTGGAAAAACTACATTATTTAAATGTTTATTAAATTTAGAAGATTATAGAGGTAAGATTTTATATGATGGTAAATGCTTAAATGAAATAAGAGACACTATATATGTAATTTATGATGATACTCCATTATATTATAATCTCAGTGGTTATAAAAATATCGAGTTATTATTGAATAAAAAAATCAGTATTCAACAAATAAAAGAAATCTCATACATGTTTTTGAAAGATGAAATTTTGAAATTAAAAGTAAAATATTATTCTCATGGCCAGCGAAAAAAATTAAGTTTAATTATCGCAATGCTTACAAGTCCAAAATATTTATTTATGGATGAAATAGCAAATGGCCTGGATTATAATACAAAACTTTTATTGAAGAATTTCATAAAAAAATGGTCAAAAAAAATGACAATTATTATGACGGGGCATCAATTTGAATTTTATGATGGTATTATTGATGAGTTGTTTATTTTAAAAGATCATTCAATTATTAAAATTAATGAATATGGTGGTGATTTGAGTGCAATATATAAAAATCTTATTAAGTAA
- a CDS encoding ABC transporter permease, whose amino-acid sequence MQYIKILLSNIGKEVKYQIYSGVFILMIITLLIFSGLNLYNQKKLIIQNYNLFIHTLNETKKMGMDVEEILKKPLKIEEKNGVKKINNPLKFDYENVALAIYDLKNPNRVITNTLKYLSFIFYSFFFGVYGVYIATYDIKYKTLKIKAVQNNWMHILLSKQLSMYILSFLMIIIVLFLSSIIGFIFYNSLFFDIPVNEFKLSVQPSDTNIILQFVLSVFLSFIFTTFGFYLGLLFRGVIYPILILVLYNFIFPTFGKYDLKNLISILGHKVFDFYGNFILFKPEKISLNVSIILLVTYIIISTLFTYIIVKNQSKYID is encoded by the coding sequence GTGCAATATATAAAAATCTTATTAAGTAATATCGGCAAAGAAGTAAAATATCAAATATATTCTGGTGTCTTTATTTTAATGATTATAACCCTGTTAATATTTTCCGGACTAAATTTGTATAATCAAAAAAAGTTAATTATACAAAATTATAATTTATTTATACATACATTAAACGAAACAAAAAAAATGGGAATGGATGTCGAAGAAATTTTAAAAAAACCTTTAAAAATAGAAGAAAAAAATGGAGTAAAAAAAATAAATAATCCTTTGAAATTTGATTATGAAAACGTAGCCCTGGCAATTTATGATTTAAAAAATCCTAACCGCGTTATAACTAATACCTTGAAATATTTATCTTTTATTTTTTATTCATTTTTCTTTGGTGTATATGGTGTATATATTGCAACATATGATATAAAATATAAAACCTTAAAGATAAAAGCTGTTCAGAATAACTGGATGCATATATTATTATCAAAACAGTTATCAATGTATATATTATCATTCTTAATGATTATTATTGTATTATTTCTGTCAAGTATAATAGGCTTTATATTTTATAATAGTCTTTTTTTTGATATTCCTGTTAATGAATTTAAATTATCAGTTCAACCTTCAGATACAAACATTATTTTACAATTTGTATTAAGTGTATTTCTTTCATTTATTTTTACAACTTTTGGATTTTATCTCGGGTTATTATTTAGAGGAGTTATTTATCCTATATTAATTTTAGTTCTTTATAATTTTATTTTCCCCACTTTTGGAAAATATGATTTAAAAAATTTAATCTCTATATTAGGACATAAAGTCTTTGATTTTTACGGAAATTTTATATTATTTAAACCTGAAAAAATTTCGTTAAACGTATCTATAATTTTATTAGTTACATATATTATTATAAGTACATTATTTACTTATATAATAGTAAAAAACCAAAGTAAATATATAGACTGA